A region from the Pseudodesulfovibrio sp. JC047 genome encodes:
- the recR gene encoding recombination mediator RecR, translating to MQNLPRPLKEVVGQLSSLPGIGPKSALRIALTLLKMPREKARGVGQSIVELRERLCLCDECACLSESSPCEICSDPSRESTQLCLVPEWDALLAMEEMGVYRGKYLVLGGLLSPLDGIEPGHLEVDRLRRRLATGEVRELILALGATLDAEATASYVKNLVESEFPEVSVSRLAQGIPIGAEVKFMDKETLKQSLVHRQKV from the coding sequence TTGCAGAATCTTCCCAGACCACTCAAGGAAGTGGTTGGTCAGCTCTCCAGTCTGCCGGGTATCGGTCCGAAGTCCGCATTGCGTATTGCGTTGACATTGCTCAAGATGCCACGGGAAAAAGCCCGGGGAGTCGGGCAGTCTATTGTCGAGCTTCGCGAACGACTGTGCCTGTGTGATGAGTGCGCTTGTCTGTCGGAATCAAGTCCGTGCGAGATTTGTTCTGATCCTTCCCGTGAGTCCACCCAGTTATGTCTTGTTCCTGAATGGGACGCATTGTTGGCCATGGAAGAAATGGGTGTATACCGTGGGAAATATCTTGTCCTTGGCGGCTTGCTGTCGCCATTGGACGGGATTGAGCCGGGACATTTGGAAGTCGATCGGTTGCGTCGTCGATTGGCAACGGGTGAAGTCCGTGAATTGATCCTGGCTCTTGGAGCGACCTTGGACGCCGAAGCAACTGCTTCGTATGTGAAAAATCTGGTGGAGTCCGAATTTCCCGAAGTGTCTGTGAGCCGTCTGGCACAAGGCATCCCCATTGGCGCGGAAGTCAAATTCATGGACAAGGAGACGTTGAAACAGTCTCTTGTTCACCGGCAAAAAGTATAG
- a CDS encoding branched-chain amino acid transaminase codes for MVQKSETIWFDGKFVPWDEANVHVLTHTLHYGAGVFEGIRAYECADGSSEVFRLDEHMVRLINSAKILGIAVPYTAEELTVAAIETLERNGLAGAYVRPLVFIGEGSMGVHPGDNPIRTVIATWPWGAYLGDDALDKGIAVKCSSFNRHHVNVMMTKSKACGNYVNSVLAKTEAVADGYDEAILLDTTGHVSEGSGENIFMVVDDVLFTPHTDGVLGGLTRQSIIALANDLGYEVREEPITRDMLYVADEVFFTGTAAELTPISSIDRRQIGEGTAGPVTVMLQTEYFKIVKGENPDYEHWLHRYIL; via the coding sequence ATGGTCCAGAAATCTGAAACCATTTGGTTTGACGGGAAGTTCGTCCCCTGGGATGAGGCAAATGTTCACGTCCTGACACACACTTTGCACTATGGTGCGGGTGTTTTCGAAGGAATTCGTGCCTATGAATGCGCGGATGGTTCTTCAGAAGTTTTTCGACTGGATGAACACATGGTTCGTCTGATCAATTCCGCAAAAATTTTGGGCATAGCGGTTCCGTACACGGCTGAAGAATTGACCGTGGCCGCCATTGAGACCCTGGAACGGAATGGATTAGCCGGAGCCTATGTCCGTCCGTTGGTCTTTATTGGTGAAGGTTCCATGGGGGTGCATCCCGGCGACAATCCGATTCGGACCGTGATTGCGACCTGGCCCTGGGGCGCGTATTTGGGAGACGACGCATTGGACAAGGGGATTGCCGTCAAGTGCAGTTCATTCAATCGGCATCATGTCAATGTGATGATGACCAAGTCCAAGGCCTGCGGGAACTATGTCAATTCCGTGCTGGCCAAGACCGAGGCCGTGGCCGATGGGTATGATGAAGCCATTCTCCTTGATACCACGGGGCATGTGTCCGAAGGCTCGGGCGAAAATATTTTCATGGTGGTGGACGATGTCTTGTTCACGCCGCACACCGATGGCGTTTTGGGTGGTTTGACCCGCCAATCGATTATCGCGTTGGCCAATGATCTTGGATACGAAGTTCGTGAAGAACCGATCACTCGCGACATGTTATATGTGGCTGACGAGGTCTTTTTCACCGGGACTGCTGCCGAGTTGACGCCTATCAGTTCCATTGATCGTCGGCAGATAGGCGAGGGCACAGCCGGTCCCGTGACAGTCATGCTTCAGACTGAATACTTCAAGATTGTCAAGGGTGAAAATCCTGACTATGAGCACTGGCTCCATCGATACATTTTATAA
- a CDS encoding ATP-dependent RecD-like DNA helicase, with amino-acid sequence MSDDQRAYLSGAEVQTVIYHNSENGYTIARVQVKDEPGQTTIVGTLGELAAGSSLDLHGQWIHHPKFGRQFEVSTFEQARPATENGVIRFLQSSIKGVGEKTATLLVEEFGVEVLDVLDDDPEKLLKIRGISKKKLVDIIESWSKQREIKNLLVFLQTHNVPTTFAGKIFHLYGAQAERKLRENPYDLAYEIRGIGFRTADQMAMKLGFDPDCAQRLEAALAYTMLTSCERGGHLFVPKPKLLEDTARMLDTSDVEKLELALYSLEAKKRIRIEDLSDQHISEAVYLMYFYHYENESTQRLYQLVSHPTPVSRKKIEKTLPRVEEKLGFTLSDEQRAAVFEACSNKVFIITGGPGTGKTTITKAIMLTLKELGLKIKQAAPTGRAAKRMAEATGHSAKTLHRLLQYQPDGGFHYCEDQKLKADVLMVDEASMVDAQLFVAILRALPHTCRLILVGDVNQLPSVGPGNVLGDLIHSQKIPCAVLTHIFRQAQESFIVVNAHRINEGQFPRQHPSQAPEADFYWIPQENTLKVQKLILDSVCDRIPKRYGLDPLRGIQVLTPMHKGDVGTQALNVALQARLNPPGEKRELKRKFVTYREGDRVIQLKNNYDKEVFNGDLGWIIEVDEADHELMIEFDGNFVHIESSELDELGLAYAISVHKSQGSEYPAVVMPIVTQHYMLLQRNLLYTGLTRARELAVLIGSERAFQIGLNNATAGKRHTHLDYRVRSIFSENRLY; translated from the coding sequence ATGAGCGACGATCAACGTGCGTATCTGTCTGGCGCAGAAGTGCAGACAGTCATTTATCATAATTCGGAAAACGGCTACACCATCGCCCGCGTCCAGGTGAAGGACGAACCCGGGCAGACGACAATTGTTGGCACTTTGGGAGAACTGGCGGCCGGATCGTCGCTGGATTTGCACGGTCAATGGATCCATCATCCGAAATTTGGTCGCCAATTCGAGGTCTCCACCTTTGAACAGGCTCGTCCTGCCACGGAAAACGGTGTCATCCGTTTTCTGCAATCATCCATCAAAGGCGTTGGTGAGAAAACCGCGACCCTGTTGGTGGAAGAATTCGGGGTGGAAGTATTGGATGTCCTGGATGATGATCCAGAAAAATTGTTGAAGATTCGAGGGATTTCCAAAAAAAAGCTTGTTGATATCATCGAATCATGGAGCAAGCAGCGGGAAATCAAGAATCTGTTGGTTTTTTTACAGACCCACAATGTGCCCACGACATTTGCCGGAAAGATTTTTCATCTGTACGGCGCACAAGCCGAACGGAAATTGCGGGAAAATCCATATGATCTGGCCTATGAAATCCGGGGGATCGGGTTTCGGACAGCGGATCAGATGGCTATGAAGCTTGGCTTTGATCCTGACTGTGCTCAACGGTTGGAAGCGGCCCTTGCCTATACCATGCTCACCAGTTGCGAGCGGGGAGGGCATCTTTTTGTGCCCAAGCCCAAGTTGCTGGAGGACACGGCCCGGATGCTCGACACCTCGGATGTGGAAAAGCTGGAATTGGCCCTGTATTCACTGGAGGCCAAGAAGCGTATCCGTATCGAGGATTTGTCGGATCAGCACATATCCGAAGCTGTGTACCTGATGTATTTTTATCATTATGAGAATGAGTCTACACAGCGATTGTATCAACTTGTCAGTCATCCCACGCCTGTCAGTCGCAAGAAAATTGAAAAGACCTTGCCGCGAGTCGAAGAAAAACTCGGGTTTACGTTGTCTGATGAGCAGCGGGCTGCGGTTTTTGAAGCGTGTAGTAACAAGGTTTTCATCATTACAGGTGGTCCTGGTACTGGTAAAACCACGATTACCAAGGCCATTATGCTCACGCTGAAAGAGTTGGGACTGAAAATTAAACAGGCCGCGCCAACAGGTCGGGCCGCCAAGCGTATGGCCGAGGCCACCGGGCATTCCGCCAAGACGTTGCATCGACTTTTGCAATATCAACCCGATGGTGGTTTCCACTATTGTGAGGATCAGAAACTCAAGGCCGACGTGTTGATGGTCGATGAAGCGAGCATGGTCGATGCACAGTTGTTTGTGGCGATCTTGCGGGCCTTGCCGCACACCTGTCGGCTTATTTTGGTCGGAGATGTCAACCAGTTGCCGAGTGTTGGTCCCGGGAATGTGCTTGGAGACCTTATTCATTCTCAAAAAATACCGTGTGCGGTTCTGACACATATTTTCAGGCAGGCGCAGGAAAGTTTCATCGTGGTCAACGCGCACCGTATCAATGAAGGGCAGTTTCCACGGCAACATCCGAGTCAGGCCCCGGAAGCGGATTTCTATTGGATACCTCAGGAAAATACGCTCAAGGTTCAAAAACTCATTCTCGACAGTGTGTGCGACCGTATTCCCAAACGATACGGATTGGACCCGCTTCGGGGTATTCAGGTGCTTACCCCCATGCACAAGGGGGATGTCGGGACACAGGCCCTGAACGTCGCCTTGCAGGCTCGGCTTAACCCTCCGGGTGAAAAACGGGAGTTGAAACGGAAGTTCGTGACGTATCGGGAAGGGGATCGGGTCATTCAGCTCAAGAACAACTATGACAAGGAAGTCTTCAATGGTGACCTTGGTTGGATTATCGAGGTGGACGAGGCCGATCACGAATTGATGATCGAGTTCGATGGGAACTTCGTGCATATTGAATCCAGTGAATTGGACGAACTCGGTTTGGCCTATGCCATCAGTGTCCACAAATCACAGGGAAGCGAATATCCGGCGGTTGTCATGCCTATCGTGACGCAACATTATATGTTGCTTCAACGCAACTTGCTCTATACCGGATTGACGCGGGCCAGAGAGCTGGCTGTGCTTATCGGGTCGGAGCGGGCCTTTCAGATCGGGTTGAACAATGCCACGGCCGGGAAACGACATACACATCTGGATTACAGAGTCCGTTCCATCTTTTCGGAGAATCGGTTATATTGA
- a CDS encoding 2-oxoacid:acceptor oxidoreductase subunit alpha, with amino-acid sequence MQDTSFNIVIGGAAGQGLATIGRLFSKGSTRAGYHLLVNQKYMSRVRGGHNTFAIRFGPDPIVGPTESIDILVALNAETLALHEANLTSRAIVIAGDDLETDAANVLRIPFKTLAPKPLFHNTVALGVLGAVVCLDAEILERLLTETFAKKGESVVQANIDVLRSAYAWVTSQEYTFPCVAPSEKDGERIMINGNEAIALGALAAGCNFLSFYPMTPATSVAMTLIEKGGPLGLVYEQVEDEIAAVNMAIGASYAGARAAVTTSGGGLALMVEGLSLAGVSETPLVCMVVQRPGPATGMATRTEQGDLNLVLYAGHGEFPRAVFAPADPEECFYLMHRAFDLAERFQVPVFVLSDQYLADSYRSLEPFDIETLPHTARPMLDADAAEYKRYLLTEDGVSPRLVPGSTKALVRADSHEHDEDSVITEDGLNRMMQNTKRLNKEYGLWDEVVEPDYYGEDTPDVLLVSWGSTLGACLDAMEMADFGKSVGVLHFKQVWPLLEDTFIDYLEESGTVITVEGNATGQFSKLIAQETGFIIREYILRFDGRPMSAEYVLAGLNTILETME; translated from the coding sequence ATGCAGGATACAAGCTTCAATATCGTTATCGGCGGTGCGGCGGGGCAGGGTTTGGCCACAATCGGACGCCTTTTCTCCAAAGGAAGCACCCGGGCCGGATATCATTTGTTGGTCAATCAGAAATATATGTCGCGGGTTCGTGGGGGGCATAACACCTTTGCCATTCGCTTTGGTCCCGATCCCATTGTCGGGCCGACGGAGTCCATCGACATACTGGTGGCCTTGAATGCTGAAACTTTGGCATTGCACGAGGCAAATCTTACCTCCAGAGCCATTGTCATTGCCGGGGATGATCTTGAGACTGATGCCGCGAACGTTCTGCGGATTCCGTTCAAGACGTTGGCCCCGAAACCGTTGTTTCACAATACGGTTGCCCTTGGCGTGCTTGGCGCGGTCGTCTGTCTGGATGCCGAGATTCTGGAACGGCTTTTGACTGAGACCTTTGCGAAAAAAGGCGAATCAGTGGTGCAGGCCAATATTGACGTGCTTCGGTCAGCCTATGCCTGGGTGACGTCGCAGGAATACACGTTCCCCTGTGTGGCTCCTTCAGAGAAGGACGGCGAACGGATCATGATCAATGGCAATGAAGCCATTGCGCTTGGAGCTTTGGCCGCCGGATGCAATTTTTTGTCATTTTATCCCATGACACCAGCAACCTCGGTCGCCATGACCCTCATTGAAAAAGGCGGCCCACTCGGATTGGTGTACGAACAGGTTGAAGATGAAATCGCGGCGGTGAACATGGCTATCGGAGCGTCCTATGCCGGAGCCAGGGCCGCAGTGACCACGTCCGGCGGCGGTTTGGCGCTTATGGTTGAAGGCCTCAGTCTGGCTGGCGTGTCTGAGACGCCGTTGGTCTGCATGGTGGTTCAACGCCCCGGACCTGCCACTGGAATGGCGACTCGAACCGAACAGGGCGACCTCAATCTGGTGTTGTATGCCGGGCATGGAGAATTCCCGCGTGCCGTGTTTGCCCCGGCTGACCCTGAAGAGTGCTTTTATTTGATGCATCGAGCGTTTGACCTTGCCGAACGGTTTCAGGTTCCTGTTTTTGTCTTGTCAGATCAGTATCTCGCTGATTCATATCGGTCACTTGAACCATTTGATATCGAGACGTTGCCACATACGGCGCGTCCTATGCTTGACGCGGACGCTGCCGAATATAAGCGGTATCTTTTGACGGAAGACGGGGTTTCGCCTCGGCTGGTGCCGGGATCGACTAAAGCATTGGTTCGGGCCGATTCTCATGAACACGATGAGGACTCAGTCATTACCGAGGACGGTCTCAACCGCATGATGCAGAACACCAAGCGGTTGAATAAGGAATATGGATTATGGGACGAGGTGGTCGAGCCGGATTACTATGGTGAAGATACCCCTGATGTCTTGCTGGTCTCATGGGGGTCCACGCTTGGCGCGTGTCTGGATGCCATGGAAATGGCCGATTTTGGCAAGAGCGTGGGGGTCCTGCATTTCAAACAGGTTTGGCCGTTGCTTGAAGATACTTTCATCGATTATCTGGAAGAGTCAGGCACCGT
- a CDS encoding YbaB/EbfC family nucleoid-associated protein yields MKGMNEMVRQAQIMQRKMTEAQDSLKTQIVEASSGGGMVSVKVTGAQEVVEVHIEESVMEAGDVEMLQDLVMTAANEGLKKSKEMMEEQMKGITGGLNIPGMF; encoded by the coding sequence ATGAAAGGCATGAATGAAATGGTCCGTCAGGCGCAGATTATGCAACGCAAAATGACTGAAGCACAGGACTCCCTGAAGACGCAGATAGTTGAAGCGTCCAGCGGTGGTGGTATGGTTTCGGTCAAGGTCACCGGTGCGCAGGAAGTCGTTGAAGTGCACATTGAGGAATCCGTGATGGAAGCCGGTGATGTGGAGATGTTGCAGGACCTCGTGATGACCGCTGCCAATGAAGGCCTCAAGAAATCCAAAGAGATGATGGAAGAACAAATGAAAGGCATTACCGGCGGCCTGAATATCCCCGGTATGTTTTAG
- the dnaX gene encoding DNA polymerase III subunit gamma/tau encodes MSTSNLTAKYRPQTFEDVAGQKAIKSILSRAAAQDKIAPAYLFSGTRGVGKTTIARIFAKALNCVNGPTGEPCNECANCKQITAGVAVDVIEIDGASNRGIDDARRLKEDIGYAPIECRYKVFIIDEAHMLTKEAFNALLKTLEEPPPRATFIMATTEHHKFPATIISRCQHYTFKMLTQMELVDHLENIMTMEGLQYEPGALEIIAKRGAGSVRDSMSLLGQALAMGEDVLKEADVRGFLGLAGQDVFFGLMEAMYSRNLVAVGTVLRQVLDQGLDLGFFLRELTNCWRNMFLLRQAGKEALPLLGLSGEEAKGWMGWAEKFEPAHIHACWQMTLDGQRKVMTSLEPALALELLLLNLTSLPELIRLESMTAQTPASGTPQRPMGGSGGMQGGSGPGQGFRQGQGGAPGNGQRFAPQHGTQPMQQARPQVPPQTQQRPPIPPQAQQRTQAPSRQSSSPTASMRGTETSTPPAAPKEPEPAPVVPSDATPLSETANPPVPPHPAGNRNWTGFLAFVEERNGQAGVKVSMLHLTKGSLVKNELVVTCRSRTMCGNLTEKNTFKALEALAKEYFGSAIELRIETGKIAVQKSDKQLMEDAENNPAVNKIIETFGAQIVSVSPRKQ; translated from the coding sequence ATGAGCACATCGAACCTCACAGCGAAGTATCGTCCACAGACGTTTGAAGACGTCGCCGGACAAAAAGCGATAAAATCCATTCTTTCCCGGGCCGCTGCCCAGGATAAGATCGCGCCCGCGTATCTTTTTTCGGGCACACGAGGCGTGGGCAAGACCACGATAGCGCGTATTTTCGCCAAGGCGCTCAATTGTGTGAACGGACCGACCGGCGAGCCGTGCAACGAGTGTGCGAATTGCAAGCAGATCACCGCTGGCGTGGCCGTGGATGTCATCGAGATAGATGGTGCGTCCAATCGTGGCATCGATGACGCCCGGCGTCTGAAAGAAGACATCGGGTACGCACCGATTGAATGCCGGTACAAAGTCTTCATCATTGATGAGGCCCATATGTTGACCAAGGAGGCCTTCAACGCCCTCTTGAAGACGTTGGAAGAGCCACCGCCGCGTGCCACGTTCATCATGGCCACGACCGAGCATCACAAATTCCCGGCAACCATTATCAGCCGGTGCCAGCATTATACATTCAAGATGTTGACGCAGATGGAACTGGTTGACCATCTTGAAAATATCATGACCATGGAAGGGTTGCAGTATGAACCCGGTGCGTTGGAGATTATTGCCAAGCGCGGTGCGGGTAGTGTGCGGGATTCCATGTCGCTTTTGGGACAGGCCCTTGCCATGGGTGAAGACGTCCTGAAAGAAGCGGATGTCCGGGGATTTCTCGGATTGGCCGGACAAGATGTGTTTTTTGGTCTCATGGAGGCCATGTATTCCAGGAATCTGGTGGCCGTGGGGACCGTGCTCCGGCAGGTGCTGGATCAGGGACTTGATCTCGGATTTTTCTTGCGGGAATTGACCAATTGCTGGCGCAATATGTTTTTGCTCCGACAGGCAGGCAAGGAAGCCTTGCCGCTTCTGGGGTTGTCTGGCGAAGAAGCCAAAGGCTGGATGGGATGGGCCGAAAAATTTGAACCAGCGCATATTCACGCATGTTGGCAGATGACACTGGATGGGCAGCGAAAGGTCATGACCAGTCTGGAACCTGCCTTGGCCTTGGAATTGTTGTTGTTAAATTTGACCAGTCTGCCGGAACTCATTCGTCTTGAATCCATGACCGCGCAGACTCCGGCTTCGGGCACACCACAGCGTCCCATGGGTGGTTCCGGGGGAATGCAGGGTGGATCGGGTCCCGGTCAGGGATTTCGGCAGGGACAGGGCGGTGCGCCCGGCAATGGGCAACGGTTTGCTCCTCAGCACGGGACACAGCCCATGCAACAGGCTCGGCCACAGGTGCCGCCGCAGACGCAGCAACGTCCACCCATCCCGCCGCAGGCCCAGCAGCGGACTCAGGCCCCGTCTCGACAGTCGTCTTCTCCAACGGCATCAATGCGCGGAACCGAGACCTCGACGCCTCCGGCCGCGCCAAAGGAGCCTGAGCCAGCCCCGGTCGTGCCATCTGATGCCACACCGTTGTCAGAAACAGCGAATCCGCCTGTTCCACCACATCCTGCGGGAAACAGAAATTGGACGGGGTTTTTGGCCTTTGTGGAAGAGCGGAACGGGCAAGCCGGTGTCAAGGTCAGCATGTTGCATTTGACCAAAGGTTCATTGGTGAAAAATGAATTGGTTGTGACCTGCCGATCTCGAACCATGTGTGGTAATCTGACGGAAAAGAACACCTTCAAGGCGCTTGAAGCCTTGGCAAAAGAATATTTTGGTTCAGCGATTGAACTTCGGATTGAAACCGGTAAGATTGCTGTGCAGAAATCCGATAAGCAACTGATGGAAGATGCGGAAAACAATCCGGCGGTGAACAAGATCATCGAGACCTTTGGTGCCCAGATTGTTTCGGTCAGTCCCAGAAAACAATAA
- a CDS encoding ferritin — protein sequence MLSEKMEAALNAQMNWEIYSAHIYLSMSSHFSQEGMSGIATWMYAQYQEEMFHAMKFFSYINEAGGHSKLGTIEAPQYSWESPLAAFEDALAHEQGVTARINDLANLAVEEKNHAVGIFLQWFISEQVEEEDTVGEIVGKLKMVGAGGGLFMLDRDLGTRVFTPPADA from the coding sequence ATGCTCAGTGAAAAAATGGAAGCTGCGCTCAATGCGCAGATGAATTGGGAAATCTATTCGGCACATATCTACCTGTCCATGTCTTCCCATTTCTCTCAGGAGGGAATGTCCGGTATCGCCACATGGATGTATGCCCAGTATCAGGAAGAAATGTTTCATGCCATGAAGTTCTTCAGCTACATTAATGAAGCGGGTGGTCATTCCAAGCTCGGAACCATCGAGGCCCCTCAGTATTCATGGGAATCGCCTCTGGCCGCTTTTGAAGACGCATTGGCCCATGAACAGGGAGTCACTGCCCGTATCAATGATTTGGCCAATCTGGCTGTCGAAGAGAAGAATCATGCGGTCGGTATCTTCCTGCAATGGTTCATCTCCGAACAGGTTGAGGAAGAGGACACCGTTGGCGAGATTGTCGGCAAACTCAAGATGGTTGGTGCCGGCGGCGGATTGTTCATGCTGGATCGAGACCTGGGAACGCGGGTCTTTACCCCTCCGGCAGACGCATAG
- a CDS encoding homoserine dehydrogenase, with product MDVIKLGLGGFGTVGSGLAKILDKNAQRIEKRLGKRIEIRSVLVRDLSKKRAFDPGPDVTFTDDPSALVNDPDIDIVVELMGGLDTAKDLVLNAFAAGKHVVTANKHLLAEHGLELFDAAREHEVALHFEASCAGGIPIVQTLKDSLAGDEVTQMLGIMNGTANYILSEMTTKGLDFETALADAQDLGYAEADPTFDIEGFDTAHKLCVLIRMAYGVDYPLNEIPIQGITGITSMDIEFAREFGYRIKLLAHVMDVNGRLEAGVHPALVPYTYLLARVGGNYNAVRLEGNAVGPIMLHGQGAGDLPTGSAVLADIMNIVRAMDSSNGAPDNTGFRNQPLAKATILPPEDSESKYYFRFTVADRTGVMAAITNSMAEHGISIAQAVQKGEAGAEGVPLVIVSHETPAKAVTAMIEDMDAMDFTVEPCVKFRIL from the coding sequence ATGGATGTTATAAAACTCGGTCTCGGCGGATTCGGCACAGTCGGCTCTGGTCTGGCCAAAATTTTGGATAAAAATGCGCAACGAATCGAAAAACGACTCGGTAAACGCATTGAAATCCGGTCCGTCCTTGTACGGGACCTGTCCAAAAAACGCGCCTTTGATCCAGGCCCGGACGTCACCTTTACCGACGATCCGTCCGCCCTTGTGAACGACCCGGATATTGACATCGTGGTCGAACTCATGGGTGGGCTGGATACGGCCAAGGATCTCGTTCTGAACGCGTTTGCTGCGGGCAAACATGTGGTGACCGCCAATAAACACCTGCTGGCCGAGCACGGGCTGGAGTTGTTTGACGCCGCCCGCGAACACGAGGTAGCCCTGCATTTTGAAGCCAGTTGTGCTGGCGGCATTCCCATTGTCCAGACTTTGAAAGACAGTCTGGCCGGGGATGAAGTCACACAGATGCTCGGCATCATGAACGGGACAGCCAACTACATCCTGTCCGAAATGACCACCAAGGGCTTGGATTTCGAGACCGCCTTGGCCGACGCTCAGGATTTGGGCTATGCCGAGGCTGACCCGACATTCGATATTGAAGGATTTGATACCGCACACAAACTGTGTGTGCTCATTCGCATGGCCTACGGCGTGGATTATCCCTTAAATGAGATTCCCATTCAGGGCATCACGGGAATCACGTCCATGGACATCGAATTCGCCCGGGAATTCGGGTATCGTATCAAGTTGCTGGCCCATGTCATGGATGTCAATGGACGACTGGAAGCCGGAGTCCATCCGGCTTTGGTCCCCTACACTTATTTACTGGCCCGGGTCGGCGGCAATTACAACGCAGTCCGGTTGGAAGGAAATGCCGTTGGTCCCATCATGTTGCATGGTCAAGGCGCAGGCGACCTGCCCACCGGCAGTGCCGTGCTGGCCGACATCATGAACATCGTCCGAGCCATGGACAGCTCCAACGGTGCACCCGACAATACCGGATTCAGGAATCAGCCCCTTGCCAAGGCCACCATCCTCCCACCCGAGGATTCCGAGTCCAAATACTACTTCCGTTTTACGGTCGCGGACAGAACCGGCGTCATGGCCGCCATCACCAATTCAATGGCTGAGCATGGCATTTCCATTGCTCAGGCGGTACAAAAAGGCGAAGCTGGTGCTGAAGGCGTTCCGCTTGTCATTGTCAGCCACGAGACCCCTGCCAAAGCGGTCACAGCAATGATTGAAGATATGGACGCCATGGATTTCACTGTTGAACCCTGCGTCAAATTCAGGATACTCTAG
- a CDS encoding aminotransferase class I/II-fold pyridoxal phosphate-dependent enzyme, whose amino-acid sequence MSKFARVDRLPPYVFAQVNELKMKMRHAGADIIDLGMGNPDVPTPKPILDKLTEAAHKAGNSKYSASKGIKGLRAGIRDWYKRRYDVSLNADTEVCVTMGAKEGLAHLALAMLSPGDVVLAPDPAYPIHPYASIIAGADVRRVPIGPGQDFFENLETAVSHTWPKPKLLIINFPHNPTTQCVDLHFFQRIVNFAKEHDLYVIHDYAYADFVFDGYEAPSFMQAEGAIDVGVEFFSMTKSYSMAGMRVGYCVGNPEMVNALTRIKSYLDYGIYQPIQIAAACALNGDLDDDPKFTQADMDKSVKEIMAVYEDRRNALCEGLNRIGWEVTPPKATMFLWAAIPDEFKKMGSVEFSKMLLQEAEVAVSPGLGFGQYGDDHVRFSFVENRHRTNQAVRNLRKFFAKG is encoded by the coding sequence ATGTCAAAGTTTGCTCGAGTCGATCGACTGCCCCCCTATGTATTTGCCCAGGTCAATGAATTGAAAATGAAGATGCGCCACGCGGGCGCGGACATCATTGACCTCGGGATGGGCAATCCAGATGTGCCCACCCCCAAGCCCATCCTCGACAAACTGACAGAAGCGGCGCACAAGGCGGGAAACTCCAAATATTCAGCGTCAAAAGGGATCAAGGGATTGCGGGCTGGAATCCGCGACTGGTACAAACGTCGCTATGACGTTTCCTTGAACGCCGACACCGAAGTCTGTGTCACCATGGGTGCCAAGGAAGGGTTGGCCCACCTCGCGTTGGCCATGCTTTCTCCGGGCGACGTCGTCCTTGCTCCGGACCCGGCCTACCCCATTCACCCCTATGCCTCCATCATAGCCGGTGCAGATGTCCGCCGTGTGCCCATTGGTCCTGGTCAGGACTTTTTTGAAAACCTGGAGACAGCGGTTTCTCACACCTGGCCCAAGCCAAAACTGCTCATCATCAACTTCCCACACAACCCGACCACGCAATGCGTGGACCTGCACTTTTTCCAACGGATCGTCAATTTCGCCAAAGAGCATGATTTGTACGTCATTCATGACTATGCTTACGCGGACTTCGTCTTTGACGGCTATGAAGCCCCGAGCTTCATGCAGGCCGAAGGAGCCATCGACGTAGGTGTCGAATTCTTTTCAATGACCAAAAGCTATTCCATGGCCGGAATGCGAGTGGGCTATTGCGTGGGTAACCCGGAAATGGTCAATGCCCTAACCCGCATAAAAAGCTATCTTGATTACGGCATTTATCAGCCGATCCAGATTGCTGCAGCCTGTGCCTTGAACGGCGACCTTGACGACGATCCAAAATTCACGCAGGCAGACATGGACAAGTCCGTCAAAGAAATCATGGCGGTCTATGAAGATCGACGGAACGCATTATGCGAAGGCCTCAACCGCATCGGGTGGGAAGTAACACCGCCCAAGGCGACCATGTTCCTCTGGGCCGCGATCCCGGACGAATTCAAAAAAATGGGATCCGTCGAATTTTCAAAAATGCTTTTGCAGGAAGCTGAAGTCGCAGTCTCGCCCGGTCTCGGTTTTGGCCAATATGGTGACGACCACGTCCGTTTCAGCTTTGTCGAAAACAGACATCGTACCAATCAGGCAGTTCGTAACCTGCGCAAATTCTTCGCTAAAGGATAG